The genomic stretch TTATGGAATAGGATTAAAAAATGAGTTAGCAAAAGAATTTAGATTAAGTGAAAGTTTTGTATTAAGACCTTATGGTTCATTAAGAGTTGAATATGGAAAAATCTCTAAGATAAGAGAAAAATCAGGAGAAATTAAATTAGAAGTAAAAAATACTGATTATGTTTCTATAAAACCAGAACTTGGAGTTCAATTAGGATTTAAACATTTCTTTGGAAGAAGATTATTCACAACAACATTAGGAGTAGCTTATGAAAATGAGCTAGGAAGAATAGCTAATGCAAAGAATAAAGGTAGAGTAGCTGATACAACAGCTGACTGGTTTAATATCAGAGGAGATAAAGAAGATAGAAAAGGAAATGTAAAGACAGATTTAACTTTTGGACTTGATAATACAAGAATAGGAGTAACTGCAAATATAGGGTATGATACTAAGGGAGAAAACCTAAGAGGTGGACTAGGATTAAGAATTATATTCTAATAAAATTATCATTAACACTAATGTATTAAATTATTATTTCCTAAAAAGAAGGTTAACATTATGTTAACCTTCTTTGTTTATAAAAAAAGTTGTTACAAAATTATTTTGTAACAACTTTCATATAATATTATTAATTGTTAATTACAGGTGCTTTTGGAGTATATCCACCAGCTTTATTGAATACCTTTCTAATAAATTTAGTTATAGGATATTCAAAGTCACTATTATTTTTTTGCTTTTTAGTATAAAGGTTTTCTAATTCTTCTTTATAAGCTTCAACATCTTTAGGATCAGGATCCTTTATATCAACTTTTCTAAGATTAGGATATTCTCTATCAAGAACACTATTCCATTGTTCAACTTGATCTTTGAATAATGATAAGATAAAATCTCCATTTTCAGAAATTTTAACTTCTTTAACAACATCTCCCATTTCTAGCTTTCTAATTTTTTGGAAATCTCCTTCTGATCTTATTTCACCAAAAACAGTATGTACTCCATTTAACCAATCTGCTGGTGAGAATGTAAAGAAGAATTGAGAACCACCTGTATTAGGTCCTGCATTTGCCATAGCTAACATTCCTGGTTGATAGAAATCTAACCATTCAACAAATTCATCAGGTATAGTATATCCTGGTCCACCCATTCCTGTTCCAGTAGGGTCTCCACCTTGTACTATAAAGTTATCAACAGAACGAGTGAATTTTGTGTTATCATAAAAACCTCTTTTTGCAAGGTTTATGAAGTTAGCAACTGTTAAAGGAGCTGCTTCTGGATATAAGAAGAAAGTTATTTCTCCTTGAGTTGTAACAAAAGTAACAGTTACATTATTGTATTTAGTAGGACTCTTAAATACACTTGTAAAAGACTTCACTGTAGACTTCATTGTAGATTTTAGCGAACTACAACTTACTAAAAATATAAGTGATAAAGCTAAAATACTGAATATTTTAAATAATTTTTTCATTAAAACCTCCTAAAATTTATTTAGTCACTTTATTATTATACTATATTTTAAGAAAAAAAACTATTTTAAGAAATATTTTTGTAATTTTTTTGTTGATAATGTTAGTAATATTGAGATAAGAATCAATATCACTGATAGAGCATTTACAACTGGTGAAACTCCCAATCTTATCATAGAATATATTCTAAGAGGTAGAGTTGAAGAACCAGGACCTGAAACAAAAAATGTTATTACAAAGTCATCAAAAGATAATGTTAAAGCCATTAAAAATGCTGATATTATAGCTGGCAATAACATTGGGATAATAACCTTTGTTAGAGTTTGCCTATTTGTTGCACCTAAATCATAGGCTGCTTCAACAATAGAATAATCAAATTCATCAAGTCTTGAGAGAACTATAAATAAGACATAGGGAATATTAAAAGTTGTGTGAGCAATAAAAATTGTTGTAATTCCCAGTTTAAATTTTAATGTAGCAAACATAATAAGAAGAGAAACCCCAATTATTATGTCAGGTACTACAAGTGGTAAAACACTCATATTTTTTAAATATTTTTTTCCTCTAAAATCAAACCATTTCAAAGCAATAGCACCAAAGGTACCTATAATAGTTGAAACAAATGATGATATAAGAGCAATAAATATACTATAATAAAATGCTTTCCAAATATTACTTGAATGTTCAAATAACTCCTTATACCATCTTAAAGAAAAGCCATTCCAAACCATTCCTTTACCATCATTAAAAGAATAAATAATTAGTACTATTAATGGTAAATAAAAAAATATCATAGTGAAAATAAAAATTACAAAAGATGTTTTTCTTCTATCCAATTTATTAGACATTATTTTCACCTACTTTGTTTTCTTTTTCTTCATATTTTGAAAATAGCCATACAACTATACTTGTTAAAACTATTAAAGCTCCAGAAATTGTTGATGCCAAAGGCCAGTTTCTAGTAACAGTTAAATGTTGAGCAATTACATTTCCAAGCATAAGTGAGTTTGTTCCTCCAACTAACTTAGGAACTGCATAAGAACCTAAGGCAGGAATTAATGTAAAAATAGTTGAAGTTATTATTCCAGCCTTTATATTAGGAATAAAAACTTTTCTAAAAGCTTGAAAATTTGTTGCACCTAAATCTCTTGCTGCATCTAAAAGAGAGAAATCAAATTTTTCAACCACTGCATATAAAGGTAAAATTGCAAAAGGTAAACTTGTATATACAGAAATTATTACAACAGCAGGAACATTGTATAGCATTTTTATAGGTTCATTAATTATATGAAGTTTCATAAGAAAATGATTAATGAAACCATTATTTCCTAAAAGTGCTATCCAAGAATATATTCTTACTAAAAAGTTTGTCCAAAAAGGTATTATTATTAAGAATAAAAGTTCTTGTTTATGTCTTGACCTAGCTATATAATATGAAATTGGAATAGCAAGTAAGACAGTAAAAATAGTTATTAAAATAGAAATATATATAGTATTAAAAAGTATTGTTAAAAATACTTTATCAACAAATATATTAAAGGTTTCAAATGAAAGTTTAAATTCTACTCCACCATAAGTTCCTCTTTTTAAAAAAGAATATGATAGAATAATTAAAATAGGAATAAGAAAAAATACTGTTAACCAAATATTTATTGGCAAAGAATAACTTAAACCTAACTTACTATTTTTTTTCACTTTCCACCTCCACTAGATAACCATCATAGGCATCCCAAGTGATATAGGCATCTTCATCCCACCATATAGCTTTCTCATCATTATCATCAAAGAAAGCAGCATGTTGCATAAAAATTTTAAATTTTAAATTTTCATTATTTTTTAAATGTACATAGTATTTACTTTGGAAACCAGAATAAATATATTCATCAACATAAACAGCTGCACTGTTTACAAAGTTTTTAGTATTTTTTATTTCATTTTTTGAAAGTCTAATCTTTTCAGGTCTTAAAGAAATAGTAACTTTATCTCCAATTTTTACCTTTTTATCTAATTCAATAGTTATTTCTCCAATACCTTCTAAATTTATTTTAGCTAGTTCTTCATTTATTATCTCAGTAACTTTTCCACTGAAAAAGTTATTTTCACCTAGGAAATCTGCAACAAAAGTATCAGCAGGTGCTTCATACACCTCAGCAGGAGTACCTACTTGTAAAATTTTTCCTGCATTCATAACAGCTATTCTATCTGAAATAGAAAGAGCTTCTTGTTGGTCATGGGTAATAAAGATAAAAGTTATCCCAACTTCATCATGAATTAAGTCAAGTTCTATTAAAAGGTTTTGCCTTAACTTTGCATCAAGGGCTGATAGAGGTTCATCTAATAATAAAACACCTGGTTTATTGATTAAAGCTCTTGCTATTGAAATTCTTTGTTGTTGTCCACCAGATAATTGGTTTATTTTTTTAGAACTATGTTCTTCCAAACCAACAAGTTTTAAATATTTTGTAACTTCTTCAGTTATTGTTTTTTCATCAACTTTTTTAAGTCTTAAAGGAAATGCCACATTTTCAAAAACATTCAAATGTGGAAAAAGAGCATACTTTTGAAATATAGTATTTACATTTCTAAGATTTGGTGGTAAGTCAACTATATTTTCATCACCAAGATATATAGCACCACTGTCTGGTGAAATAAATCCAGCTATCATTCTTAAAAGTGTTGTTTTACCACAACCAGATGGACCTATTATAGAAAAAAATTCTCCTTGCTCTATCTTTAAATTAATGTCTTTCAAAATTTGAACTCCATCAAAACTTTTATTTACATTAACTATATTTATATCTTTTTTTTCCAATTTTTCTTTTACCTCCCCAATTCTTAAATTAGCATATTTCTATTATTTTATCATTAAATCTCAACATTTTCAATAAGACCTTTTTTCATATTCTATTACATTTTAATAAAAATAAGTGAGTTTCAATTTTTCTTGAAAGGATATAAATAACTTTTAAATGAAACTACTGCGACGTCCTATAATGTTGAACAAGCATTTTGGAGCTTGAGAAACATTATAGGCTGGCAAGTAGTTAATATATGTAAAAAGAAATTTTATATAACTTTAATTTCAAGAAAAATTATTTAGTAACAAACTGTTTTTAATAAATATGTTAATCGTTTTCTTCTTCAATCAAATAATTCATTTGTTGCCAATCATAATATTCTATTAATTTATAAGGAATAGTGTTATTTTTATAGGCAATAGCAATAATTTCATCAGCTTCAACTTTGTATACTACATGATGTTCTTCAAAATCATCTAAAAGCATTTCCTGATACTCTTTGTATTTTCCAGATTCTTTTAATTTATCTATAATTTCTTTTATTTCTTCTTTTGATAGTCTTTCCATAATTCTCACCTCATTTAATATTTATATCTACCTTATATAGTATAGTATAAAAAAAATAATTGCAAATAAAAATTAAATAAAAATTATTGATTTATTTTTTCATAATTAAAGATAATATTTTACCCATAAAAAAAATTGACAAAATAAAAAAAACACTGTACTCTTATTGTATAGGTAAAAATTAAAATTATATATAAATATGAAAGGGTTGATGATATGACAAGTAAAACTGTAGAAATAGTAAATGAAACTGGTTTACACACAAGACCTGGAAATGAGTTTGTAAGTTTAGCAAAAACATTCTCTT from Fusobacterium hwasookii encodes the following:
- a CDS encoding peptidylprolyl isomerase yields the protein MKKLFKIFSILALSLIFLVSCSSLKSTMKSTVKSFTSVFKSPTKYNNVTVTFVTTQGEITFFLYPEAAPLTVANFINLAKRGFYDNTKFTRSVDNFIVQGGDPTGTGMGGPGYTIPDEFVEWLDFYQPGMLAMANAGPNTGGSQFFFTFSPADWLNGVHTVFGEIRSEGDFQKIRKLEMGDVVKEVKISENGDFILSLFKDQVEQWNSVLDREYPNLRKVDIKDPDPKDVEAYKEELENLYTKKQKNNSDFEYPITKFIRKVFNKAGGYTPKAPVINN
- a CDS encoding ABC transporter permease, with protein sequence MSNKLDRRKTSFVIFIFTMIFFYLPLIVLIIYSFNDGKGMVWNGFSLRWYKELFEHSSNIWKAFYYSIFIALISSFVSTIIGTFGAIALKWFDFRGKKYLKNMSVLPLVVPDIIIGVSLLIMFATLKFKLGITTIFIAHTTFNIPYVLFIVLSRLDEFDYSIVEAAYDLGATNRQTLTKVIIPMLLPAIISAFLMALTLSFDDFVITFFVSGPGSSTLPLRIYSMIRLGVSPVVNALSVILILISILLTLSTKKLQKYFLK
- a CDS encoding ABC transporter permease; the protein is MKKNSKLGLSYSLPINIWLTVFFLIPILIILSYSFLKRGTYGGVEFKLSFETFNIFVDKVFLTILFNTIYISILITIFTVLLAIPISYYIARSRHKQELLFLIIIPFWTNFLVRIYSWIALLGNNGFINHFLMKLHIINEPIKMLYNVPAVVIISVYTSLPFAILPLYAVVEKFDFSLLDAARDLGATNFQAFRKVFIPNIKAGIITSTIFTLIPALGSYAVPKLVGGTNSLMLGNVIAQHLTVTRNWPLASTISGALIVLTSIVVWLFSKYEEKENKVGENNV
- a CDS encoding ABC transporter ATP-binding protein — encoded protein: MEKKDINIVNVNKSFDGVQILKDINLKIEQGEFFSIIGPSGCGKTTLLRMIAGFISPDSGAIYLGDENIVDLPPNLRNVNTIFQKYALFPHLNVFENVAFPLRLKKVDEKTITEEVTKYLKLVGLEEHSSKKINQLSGGQQQRISIARALINKPGVLLLDEPLSALDAKLRQNLLIELDLIHDEVGITFIFITHDQQEALSISDRIAVMNAGKILQVGTPAEVYEAPADTFVADFLGENNFFSGKVTEIINEELAKINLEGIGEITIELDKKVKIGDKVTISLRPEKIRLSKNEIKNTKNFVNSAAVYVDEYIYSGFQSKYYVHLKNNENLKFKIFMQHAAFFDDNDEKAIWWDEDAYITWDAYDGYLVEVESEKK